The Burkholderia ubonensis genome has a window encoding:
- a CDS encoding NAD(P)/FAD-dependent oxidoreductase, whose amino-acid sequence MTTTYPLHDALTRADTAFPTDADVVIAGAGIMGCAAAYYLGLRGLKAVVLDKSRLAGQQSARAWGFVRQQGREAPEVPLMMAGMRIWEGLEAALGFDLEWRQGGCLYIADNEAAWASFQAWLSVARDHGLDTRTVTRAEIDGRVSGLSAHVRTLGGLYTASDGQAEPQRVAAAFAARATEAGARFFEGCGVTAIETAGGAVVGVATERGTIRASRVICAAGATSFRLLDGVGIRLPQQAVRGTCMRTNVLPPVSASTLWGHGLGIRQRSNGAINLADDMQADVDLTLGHLRGLSLFWPEFWSQREKFRLHLNGAAWRDLAARVNGGPGPIEPRDPQPQPNPAHAPRALAKLKAIFPALKDAQVVEAWAGLIDVLPDGIPVIDAPGTPAGLAIATGFCGHGFAMGPIVGRLLAEWVDTGAPSLDLAAFRARRFVDGTMVRPRSVL is encoded by the coding sequence ATGACGACCACTTATCCGTTGCACGATGCATTGACCCGCGCCGACACGGCATTTCCGACCGATGCCGACGTGGTGATCGCGGGCGCCGGCATCATGGGCTGCGCGGCCGCGTACTACCTGGGCTTGCGCGGCCTGAAGGCCGTCGTGCTCGACAAGTCCCGGCTCGCCGGGCAGCAATCCGCGCGCGCATGGGGCTTCGTGCGCCAGCAGGGGCGCGAAGCCCCCGAAGTGCCGCTGATGATGGCCGGCATGCGGATCTGGGAAGGACTGGAGGCCGCGCTCGGTTTCGATCTCGAATGGCGGCAGGGCGGCTGTCTCTATATTGCGGACAACGAAGCGGCCTGGGCGTCGTTTCAGGCGTGGCTGAGCGTCGCCCGCGACCACGGGCTCGACACGCGCACCGTCACACGCGCGGAGATCGACGGGCGCGTGAGCGGACTCTCCGCGCACGTGCGCACGCTCGGCGGGCTATATACGGCTTCGGACGGCCAGGCCGAGCCGCAGCGCGTGGCCGCCGCGTTTGCCGCGCGCGCGACCGAGGCCGGTGCGCGCTTCTTCGAAGGCTGCGGCGTGACGGCCATCGAAACGGCGGGCGGCGCGGTCGTCGGCGTCGCGACCGAGCGCGGCACGATCCGCGCGTCGCGCGTGATCTGCGCGGCCGGCGCGACGAGCTTCCGGCTGCTCGACGGCGTCGGCATCCGGTTGCCGCAGCAGGCCGTGCGCGGCACCTGCATGCGCACCAACGTGCTGCCGCCGGTGTCCGCGTCGACGCTCTGGGGGCACGGCCTCGGCATCCGCCAGCGCAGCAACGGCGCGATCAATCTCGCCGACGACATGCAGGCGGACGTCGACCTGACGCTCGGCCACCTGCGCGGGCTGAGCCTGTTCTGGCCGGAGTTCTGGTCGCAGCGCGAGAAATTCCGCCTCCACCTGAACGGCGCCGCGTGGCGCGACCTGGCCGCGCGGGTCAACGGCGGGCCCGGGCCGATCGAGCCGCGCGATCCGCAGCCGCAGCCGAACCCCGCGCATGCGCCGCGCGCGCTCGCGAAGCTGAAGGCGATCTTTCCGGCGCTGAAGGACGCGCAGGTCGTCGAGGCGTGGGCCGGCCTGATCGACGTGCTGCCCGACGGCATCCCGGTGATCGACGCGCCCGGCACGCCGGCGGGGCTCGCGATCGCGACCGGCTTCTGCGGCCACGGGTTCGCGATGGGGCCGATCGTCGGCCGGCTGCTCGCCGAATGGGTCGACACCGGTGCGCCGTCGCTCGATCTCGCCGCGTTCCGCGCGCGGCGTTTCGTCGACGGGACGATGGTGCGTCCGCGCAGCGTGCTGTGA
- a CDS encoding potassium channel family protein — MATPSDQRRSLRSRLRRARNPWQAPRARTLFTRPATSPHRTLLFRLALVVFLCALAFLVLYLDRDGLRDSTKSTPMGIADLVYFTMVTVATVGYGDIVPVTARARLIDAFFIVPIRIGIWFIFLGTAYQFVIQRVVEEFRMKRLQKQLTDHIVVCGYGLSGSIAVRELLESGVDPATVIVIDSQQQALEAATSLGVTGLLGDPAHEDLLQQAQVRAAKAVIISVTDDPTAILLTLSVRSIAPDTKIVVRIQENLYQRQLRQAGADVIVSSTKIGALLLADAVQSRYIVPFVNDMLSTRGRATLVERPAMKHEIGCMTNVVPGAIVVGLDRGGKIHSFYEDPPCRIQAGDTLVVIQSARIPEGDG, encoded by the coding sequence TTGGCAACGCCTTCCGACCAGCGCCGGTCGTTGCGCTCCCGCCTGCGCCGCGCCCGCAATCCGTGGCAGGCGCCGCGCGCGCGCACGCTGTTCACGCGTCCCGCGACGTCGCCGCATCGCACGCTGCTGTTTCGCCTCGCCCTCGTCGTGTTCCTGTGCGCGCTCGCGTTCCTCGTGCTGTATCTCGATCGCGACGGCCTGCGCGATTCGACGAAGAGCACGCCGATGGGCATCGCCGACCTCGTCTATTTCACGATGGTCACGGTCGCGACGGTCGGCTACGGCGACATCGTGCCCGTCACCGCGCGGGCGCGCCTGATCGATGCCTTCTTCATCGTGCCGATCCGCATCGGCATCTGGTTCATCTTCCTGGGCACGGCGTATCAGTTCGTGATCCAGCGCGTCGTCGAGGAATTCCGCATGAAACGCCTGCAAAAGCAACTGACCGATCACATCGTCGTGTGCGGCTACGGCCTGTCCGGCTCGATCGCCGTGCGCGAGCTGCTCGAAAGCGGCGTCGATCCGGCGACGGTGATCGTGATCGACTCGCAGCAGCAGGCGCTCGAGGCCGCGACCTCGCTCGGCGTGACCGGGCTGCTCGGCGATCCCGCGCACGAGGACCTGCTGCAGCAGGCGCAGGTGCGCGCCGCGAAGGCGGTGATCATCTCGGTGACCGACGATCCGACCGCGATCCTGCTGACGCTGTCGGTGCGCAGCATTGCACCCGACACGAAGATCGTCGTGCGCATCCAGGAGAACCTGTACCAGCGGCAGCTGCGGCAGGCGGGGGCGGACGTGATCGTGTCGTCGACGAAGATCGGCGCGCTGCTGCTCGCGGATGCGGTGCAGAGCCGCTATATCGTGCCGTTCGTCAACGACATGCTGTCGACCCGCGGCCGCGCGACGCTGGTCGAACGGCCGGCGATGAAGCACGAGATCGGCTGCATGACGAACGTCGTGCCGGGCGCGATCGTCGTCGGGCTCGACCGCGGCGGCAAGATCCACTCGTTCTACGAAGACCCGCCGTGCCGGATCCAGGCCGGCGATACGCTCGTCGTGATCCAGTCGGCGCGGATTCCGGAGGGGGATGGTTGA
- a CDS encoding manganese catalase family protein produces the protein MFIHNTRLQYTVRVDAPNPGLANLLLEQFGGPQGELAAAMRYFTQAVTEEDPGRKDMLFDIATEELSHLEVIGSLVAMLNRGAKGELAEAVDEQAELYRKLHGAGNDSHVTQLLYGAGTPLTNSGGVPWTAAYIDTIGEPTADLRSNIAAEARAKIIYERLINVTDDPGIRDALGFLMTREVSHQKSFEKALYAITANFPPGKLPPVEPYDRVYFRMQPDAAALVGPWNHGAGLEIRPGEPAVDGGTGIAEGMLEPEQADAIDAMSQRLASDRNSDPLTGAELGSGAPTPQPGAADEPDDA, from the coding sequence ATGTTCATTCACAACACACGGCTTCAGTACACGGTGCGCGTCGATGCGCCCAATCCGGGGCTCGCGAACCTGCTGCTCGAACAGTTCGGCGGCCCGCAGGGCGAACTCGCCGCCGCGATGCGCTATTTCACGCAGGCGGTCACCGAGGAGGATCCGGGCCGCAAGGACATGCTGTTCGACATCGCCACCGAGGAGCTGAGCCACCTCGAAGTGATCGGCTCGCTGGTCGCGATGCTCAATCGCGGCGCGAAGGGCGAACTCGCCGAGGCCGTCGACGAGCAGGCCGAGCTGTACCGCAAGCTGCACGGCGCGGGCAACGACAGCCACGTGACGCAGCTGCTGTACGGCGCCGGCACGCCGCTCACCAATTCGGGCGGCGTGCCGTGGACGGCCGCGTACATCGACACGATCGGCGAGCCGACCGCCGACCTGCGCTCGAACATCGCGGCCGAAGCGCGCGCGAAAATCATCTACGAGCGGCTCATCAACGTGACCGACGATCCCGGCATCCGCGACGCGCTCGGCTTCCTGATGACGCGCGAGGTATCGCATCAGAAGTCGTTCGAGAAGGCGCTGTACGCGATCACCGCGAACTTCCCGCCGGGCAAGCTGCCGCCGGTCGAGCCCTACGACCGCGTGTACTTCCGCATGCAGCCGGACGCTGCCGCGCTGGTCGGCCCGTGGAATCACGGCGCCGGCCTGGAGATTCGTCCCGGCGAGCCTGCGGTCGACGGCGGCACCGGCATTGCGGAGGGCATGCTGGAACCGGAGCAGGCAGACGCGATCGACGCGATGTCGCAACGGCTGGCATCGGACCGCAACAGCGATCCGCTGACCGGCGCGGAGCTCGGCTCTGGCGCACCGACGCCGCAGCCGGGCGCGGCCGACGAACCCGATGACGCATGA
- a CDS encoding methyl-accepting chemotaxis protein, with protein sequence MKYLVNLRIGTRLRVGFGITLLLLMVTGGLAMLQASRIYEGTREIADNWLVSVQTLGEIRALANGVRRATLRSVLESEASAKNSQRSQHDAALASMKAAMASYEKLVSSPEERQLFDSMGKAWSAFLASDAKLLALSESGDAGFAAARSLATGESAMLFAQALDLVEQDVKLNRAGAGVATAEAATNYHSTLLLTGVLCGTALLLSVAVAWLITRSIVTPLGRAVGIAETVARGDLTSNIEVSGRDETSQLLLALRNMNARLQDVVGRVRSSSESIASGSAQIAAGNTDLSQRTEEQAASLEETAASMEQLTATVKQNTENARQGNTLAGNASEVAVRGGQVVAKVVDTMHDISHSSAKVAEIIAVIEGIAFQTNILALNAAVEAARAGEQGRGFAVVASEVRALAQRSASAAKEIKELISQSVAKVEAGTSLVDNAGATMNEVVVAVKRVTDLMGEIASASVEQHTGIEQVNQAVMQMDEVTQQNAALVEEASAAAQSMASQSNALRELVSIFRLPDGMAVAASPTERAAEVQPRPKPAVRKTVQRKTEAAVVANESAASWQSF encoded by the coding sequence ATGAAGTACTTAGTTAACCTGCGCATTGGAACTCGCCTCAGAGTGGGTTTTGGCATTACGTTGCTGCTGCTGATGGTGACGGGCGGACTCGCCATGTTGCAGGCATCGCGAATTTATGAGGGCACCCGCGAGATCGCCGACAACTGGCTCGTCAGCGTTCAGACATTGGGTGAAATCAGGGCGCTCGCCAACGGCGTCCGGCGGGCTACCCTCCGGTCCGTGCTGGAAAGTGAGGCTTCGGCGAAGAATAGCCAGCGTAGTCAGCACGATGCCGCGCTGGCATCCATGAAAGCTGCGATGGCCAGCTATGAGAAGCTCGTTTCTTCGCCCGAGGAGCGACAGCTTTTCGACAGTATGGGTAAAGCATGGAGCGCATTCCTGGCCTCCGACGCTAAACTTCTGGCGCTGTCGGAATCGGGCGATGCCGGATTTGCTGCGGCCAGATCGCTTGCGACAGGGGAGTCTGCAATGCTGTTCGCGCAGGCATTGGACCTCGTCGAGCAAGATGTGAAGCTGAACCGCGCGGGCGCGGGCGTCGCGACGGCCGAAGCGGCAACCAACTATCACTCGACGCTCCTGTTGACCGGTGTGTTGTGCGGCACGGCGCTACTGCTGTCGGTCGCTGTCGCATGGTTGATTACCCGTTCCATCGTCACACCGCTCGGTCGCGCAGTCGGCATCGCGGAGACGGTCGCGCGCGGCGATCTCACGTCCAATATCGAAGTATCCGGTCGCGACGAGACGAGCCAGCTTCTGCTGGCGCTGCGGAATATGAACGCGCGGCTGCAGGACGTGGTGGGGCGCGTGCGCTCGAGCAGCGAAAGCATCGCGTCGGGCTCCGCGCAGATCGCTGCCGGCAACACCGATCTCAGCCAGCGTACCGAGGAGCAGGCGGCCTCGCTCGAGGAAACCGCGGCCAGCATGGAGCAGTTGACGGCGACGGTCAAACAGAACACGGAGAACGCGCGGCAGGGGAACACGCTCGCCGGCAATGCTTCTGAGGTCGCGGTCCGAGGCGGGCAGGTGGTGGCGAAGGTCGTCGATACGATGCACGACATTTCCCACAGCTCGGCAAAGGTCGCTGAAATCATCGCCGTCATCGAGGGCATCGCCTTCCAGACGAACATCCTCGCACTGAACGCGGCCGTTGAGGCAGCCCGGGCCGGCGAGCAAGGTCGCGGCTTCGCGGTGGTGGCGAGCGAAGTGCGGGCGCTTGCGCAGCGAAGCGCATCGGCGGCCAAGGAGATCAAGGAGCTGATCAGTCAGTCGGTGGCCAAAGTGGAGGCCGGCACGTCTCTCGTCGACAACGCCGGCGCCACGATGAACGAGGTCGTCGTCGCGGTAAAGCGTGTCACCGACCTCATGGGCGAAATTGCGTCGGCGTCGGTCGAGCAGCATACCGGCATCGAGCAGGTCAATCAGGCGGTCATGCAGATGGACGAGGTCACGCAACAGAACGCCGCGCTCGTTGAGGAGGCTTCTGCAGCGGCGCAGTCGATGGCATCGCAGTCGAACGCGTTACGCGAACTGGTTTCGATCTTCCGCCTGCCTGACGGGATGGCGGTCGCGGCCAGCCCAACGGAGCGAGCGGCAGAGGTCCAGCCGCGCCCGAAGCCGGCCGTGCGAAAGACGGTTCAACGCAAAACCGAGGCCGCAGTCGTGGCCAATGAAAGCGCCGCGAGCTGGCAGTCGTTCTAG
- a CDS encoding ferritin-like domain-containing protein, protein MTTDTTAAEENLMDWLRDAHAMEEQAETMLTSMAGRIDHYPDLKRRIEQHIEETREQARLIRGCIERRGGSVSTMKDVGAKTMAWVQGLAGMFASDEIVKGGMASYTFEHFEIAAYRNLIEAARFVGDRETMTICERILPEEQAMAAWLEHNMAGVVRTYLARDETDAPAKR, encoded by the coding sequence ATGACCACGGACACGACCGCAGCAGAGGAAAACCTGATGGACTGGCTGCGCGACGCGCACGCGATGGAAGAACAGGCTGAGACGATGCTCACGTCGATGGCCGGTCGGATCGACCACTATCCGGATCTGAAGCGGCGCATCGAGCAACACATCGAAGAAACGCGCGAGCAGGCACGCCTGATACGCGGCTGCATCGAACGGCGCGGCGGATCGGTGTCGACGATGAAGGACGTCGGCGCCAAGACGATGGCGTGGGTGCAGGGCCTCGCGGGCATGTTCGCCTCCGACGAGATCGTCAAGGGCGGCATGGCGAGCTACACCTTCGAGCATTTCGAAATCGCCGCGTATCGCAACCTGATCGAAGCGGCACGCTTCGTCGGCGACCGCGAGACGATGACGATCTGCGAGCGGATCCTGCCCGAGGAGCAGGCGATGGCCGCGTGGCTCGAACACAACATGGCGGGCGTCGTGCGCACCTATCTCGCCCGCGATGAGACCGACGCGCCCGCGAAACGCTGA
- a CDS encoding EAL and HDOD domain-containing protein — protein MIQAWQRVLNQGASTFVARQPIVDRDGRTVAYELLFRNGHTATADVVDGFGSTAHVVERTVGALGLDTVLAGLDGYLNCTSHFLHSDVPQILTGPRFVLEVLESCELDESLKKRCNALRAAGFRVALDDVAKLTPDIVAFLPAVDIVKLEWPAFDAPSARAMVGDLKRAGKIVVAEKIDSHEQWHAAIGSGCDMVQGFYFSRPQVMEARRLVPDLGQLVDLLNLLIEDAGDHRVIHALSDMPVLVAQVLRLANCSGNVNPKRTAIASLHHALAAIGTTRLFQWCSLLLYNHPDPETVCRDPLIALARQRASFMLDVALFESPNETAFAQTAYLTGMLSLLHVVYGRQQDEFAEELPLEPGMKAALTGRSGKLGELLGAAEIFERGRDSTSEGQGQR, from the coding sequence ATGATCCAGGCTTGGCAACGGGTACTCAATCAGGGCGCATCGACGTTCGTCGCACGCCAGCCTATCGTCGACCGGGACGGCCGGACCGTCGCCTACGAACTGCTGTTCAGGAACGGCCACACGGCCACCGCCGATGTCGTCGACGGCTTCGGCAGCACCGCACATGTCGTCGAGCGTACCGTGGGTGCGTTGGGCCTCGATACGGTGCTCGCGGGCCTCGACGGATACCTGAATTGCACGTCGCATTTCCTGCACTCCGATGTGCCGCAGATCTTGACCGGTCCGCGATTCGTGCTCGAAGTCCTCGAATCGTGTGAACTCGACGAGTCGCTGAAAAAGCGCTGCAATGCATTGCGCGCAGCCGGCTTTCGCGTGGCGCTCGACGATGTCGCGAAGCTCACGCCCGACATCGTCGCGTTTCTGCCGGCAGTCGACATCGTCAAGCTCGAGTGGCCGGCATTCGACGCGCCGAGCGCGCGCGCGATGGTGGGCGATCTGAAACGCGCCGGCAAGATCGTGGTTGCCGAGAAGATCGATAGCCACGAACAGTGGCATGCCGCAATTGGCAGCGGCTGCGACATGGTCCAGGGCTTTTACTTCAGCAGACCGCAGGTGATGGAGGCGCGCCGTCTGGTGCCCGACCTGGGGCAACTGGTGGATCTGCTCAACCTGCTGATCGAAGACGCTGGCGATCATCGCGTCATTCACGCGCTATCCGACATGCCCGTGCTGGTGGCGCAGGTTCTGCGCCTCGCCAACTGCTCCGGCAACGTGAACCCGAAGCGCACGGCCATCGCTTCGCTGCATCACGCACTCGCTGCGATCGGCACTACACGGCTATTCCAATGGTGCAGCCTGCTGCTCTACAACCATCCCGATCCGGAGACGGTTTGTCGAGATCCGCTGATCGCGCTAGCGAGACAACGTGCTTCCTTCATGCTGGACGTCGCGCTCTTCGAGTCCCCGAACGAGACGGCCTTCGCACAGACCGCTTACCTGACCGGCATGCTGTCGCTGTTGCACGTCGTCTACGGCCGGCAACAGGATGAGTTCGCAGAAGAACTGCCGCTCGAGCCGGGTATGAAAGCGGCTCTTACCGGGCGGTCCGGCAAGCTCGGAGAGCTGCTCGGCGCTGCCGAGATATTCGAGCGCGGACGGGATTCCACATCGGAGGGGCAAGGACAGAGATAG